Below is a genomic region from Henckelia pumila isolate YLH828 chromosome 3, ASM3356847v2, whole genome shotgun sequence.
tactgagcatgacttttcagatgaccctttaccagtcatcatgttgcatgcatcatatttatacgtgtactcatgtttatatactgggcgttagcgctcacgtcctagttgttatcttggacaccctattccatggggcaggtcgcaggatggacgaagcTGGAGGTTCAAGGCAagattagggagcaggccttgagaagttaattatacagcaggattcgatatagctgtataatgtttacttttaagtatttcgatatgattgtatcattactgatgaataagcttgacacttttatactaagctgatatgtaatttatggttatgtttccgcacgttttactctgttaagttattttgctgtattaagtttaatgcatgctattagttgccagttagtagatgataccatgcagggtcactacactctCTCCGAGAACAAATCCTTCACCACATCCAAATCCCAACCTCCATTATTTTTAAGATACTGACCTCTCGTCATGAGTTCACTTACTCCACCAAGTACACCCCCTTAAGAGCATTTCTTGATGATTTTATGTACTATAATCCAATGTATTAGTAATACGTTATACTATGCTATTTAGGatcataatattttatgtatatataatttaaaacctATTTTAACAAATttctatataataataattataacttTCAGATTCttctcttcaaaaaaaaaaaaaaaaaaacacacacacactttcagattctaatatatatatatatactaattaaTCTTTTATCCATATTTCTGAAACGTTGAATAATCATATCATCCTCctgacataaaaaaaaaatctaaaaaactattttaaactttaatatatattttatagattttcacaacaaaaatgTTTAAcatcaaaaaatttaatatgcAGTGCACAATTGTTACTAGTAACAGTAATAGTTCCAccgtaaatttttgaaaatgatggcaatattattcaaataattattttatttaattattaaatattttttaaaaaaattatgtgatttttaatttaaacatttatatgaaaatatattaatattaattaacataaaatttaCTTCGTAATAATTACCGAACACAACGTGCGATGCAAGGGGACGAGGATTACTGGTGCACTATAAATTTGGAGGCGCACAACATCTGTTCCTCTATTGCACAAACCCTAACAATACCAACGAATCGTCGAATCGTAAACGAAATTTGCCGTTTCCACTCCTGATTATTTGTTGGAGTCGATTTCTTACGCCATATAGAATATATATAACACTACCCTTTGATTGTCATCCGATTCCAATCCGTTGGCAATGGACGATAGCTGTGCGGTGTGTGCGGAGAGCTTGGAGTGGGTGGCTTACGGTGCTTGTGGTCACAAGGATGTGTGTTCCACTTGCGTGGCTCGCCTACGGTTCATCTGCGATGATCGTCGCTGCTGTATTTGCAAGACTGAGTCCAGCGTCGTCTTTGTAACCAAGGTATCTATCTGATAAGGCTTTTATTTCTTTAAGATTAAGATTGAGTTGTTTGGCTTGGTTATGTAAGGGGGTTTTTGAGGCATAGTTAGTTCCTGCTCAATGGATTGGTTGCAAATTGATTTTGGTCGTTTCCCTTCACCCTGTTAGAAACTGAAAAGTTTGGCCCCGGTTCAGAATTTCAGATGTTATTTTTCTCTATTTCTGCATCGAACTAAatggttttcttttcttttgtctTTTTTTTCTGTGGCGTTGTTCATCTGCTGTAAGGCGTTGGGAATTTATACGAATACGATCAGTGATTTTTCATTGTTTCCTCCCAAAGCAAAAGAAGGCAGGGTTGACAAATTTTGGTATCACGAAGATACACAGTCATTTTTTGATGATTCGGGTCATTACAAGATGATCAAGGCCATGTGCAGACTTTCATGTGGAGTGTGTGATAAAATGGAGGAACGTCCTGATGATGGGTCCAGGAGAAAAGCAGAGTTTAGAAACATTGAGCAGCTAAAGGCTCATTTGTTTCATAAACATAGGTTGATGATGTGCAGCTTGTGCTTGGAAGGAAGAAAGGTGATGCTTGTTTTCCTGGATATTTTGTTCATATATCTAGCTCTTTTGTTAGTTCAATGTTTCTTGTAGAATAGCATCCTATGTTAAGTGTTGATATATACGACTGTTATGAATGTGTTTTGTTCAGACTGTGTCTTACTAAGGCTCAGGTATAATTCACAAATTAAGGATGAAGTTGGAATTGGATGTACTAAATATAATATCAGATGTCTGCTGATTGATATTTATGTTAATTAGTTGAACCCTCAGAGACTCATACCTGCGAAATATATTGACATGAAAGAAAAATTCATTAGTTACGTAAGAATTCTATAGAATTGCAAATTATCTCGTTAATACTTGGCTTACTTCTTTCTGAGATGCATTTTGTTGCTTTATGTGCAAAATATAAACAGCTTCAAGACCTAACATTTAACATATGGTTTTGGCCTGTGACTGCTGCAttttttaacatatatatatatatatatatgatattttaatatataatttggaCCCAGATAATGTGAAGTACCTAAGTGAATGATTTCATGATAGGACATAGAgaattaataaatcatcttcTCTCATACTTGGACTTATTGTAGTAATGACTGCTGATTGCATTCATGGTGGGGAATTAATCACTTATCATGGTTACAAATTGCAAGAACTGAGAAAGCTGTATTTTGATTCTCAGGTCTTCATTTGCGAACAAAAGTTATACACAAGGTCTCAACTCACTCAACACACAAACACAGGGGACTCTGAGGTGGATGGAACCGAAAGTGAAAGGGGAGGTTTCATGGGACATCCTCGGTGTGAATTTTGCACAACACCATTTTATGGGGATAACGAGCTCTATACGCATATGTCTACAGAACACTATATTTGTCACATATGCCAAAGGTATTTTATATAGTTTTACTTGCAATATATGTTGAAATTGGTGTTCTCCACTAATTGAATGGTAAATGTGATAAACGGACATGTGCAGGCAGCATCCAGGACAGTATGAGTACTACAAAAACTATGATGATTTGGAGGTTAGAGCATCAGTGTTCTGCTAGTGCTAGTATCTGTAGTCCATTCACCATtgcattttttaaaaactttttagTAAAGTATTTGGAATGCCTAAAATTTTCAGATCCACTTTCGCCGTGATCATTTTCTATGTGAGGATGAGGATTGTCTTGGCAAAAAATTCATCGTCTTCCAATCTGAAGCTGAATTGAAGGTCAGCTAGTTGGGCATATGCTGTGAGGGAAGTTGCGCTTTATATGGAATGTAACTGCTTCATTCTTACTTTGATTTGGCCTTTTGGGTTATGTTGCAGAGGCACAATACTTTGGAGCATGGAGGACGTATGTCTCGTTCAAAGCGCAGTGCTGCTCTTCAGGCATGTATCTCCTCGAAACCATAACAAAATTAATCAGTGTGTGGCTTcaatttttcgttttgtttttgTCTTATCCCATCTGCTCTCTATTTTGGAGGACTTGCTTTTGCATGTAAATGCAATTTATTCCGTTCGGATGCTTGTTATATGTTTCCAGGAGCACATATTATGTGCGCTAATGTTTTATTCTGTATAGATACCCACCAGTTTTCGGTATCAACGAAGTAGTGAACAAGATCATCGTCGCGGAAGAGGGCGTACATTTCAACGAGATCTTTCTGATAATCAACTTTCTTTGGCTATCCAAGCAAGTCTTGAAACAGCAAATACAGCACCAACTGCTACTGATCATGGAGAATGTGCTGATGCTGAGACACTTGTTCCACCTTTGGAGTCTTTAACAACCACTGTTTCTGAGACACCTTCAAGATATCTGCAGGCATTATCTCATAATTCAACTGGCGCAACACTCGGAGAAGTTTCCTTTCCTCCTCTTCGTGTGAATCCTGGAAGTAGTCAACAGAATTCCCATTCTGATACTCAACCTAAAAGAACTATGGCGGCACTGCTCCGTCATCAGAGTAACCGGAAAAAAAATGCCTCGTCTTCAGCTCCCAATCCTGCTTGGCCAGGAAGTAGTCGTACATTTGCTCAGCCAGAAATCAGCAGTCTTCACGCTTGGCCCTCAATCAATGGTGTTTCTGGATCGGCGTCTGGTCCTGGACTGAGTAGACCCACAATAGAAATTGGGCATGCCCCACCTGGACGTTCAATTTCAGCTCAGTCTCGTCCATCGTTGGTTACTGACTCATCGTCAACTGCTTCTTCGATTTCATCAAGGATGTCCGGAAGCACTAGTCGTATCCGTCACTCTTTGTCGGCCTCTAATCTTTCTGAGCAAGGCTCTCTGGAATCGTCATCTGGTGATATTCCTCGAGTTTCTGTAGCACAGACTCGCGACTCTCCTTCAAGCGACCATTCTGTGGACAAGGTAAAAGATGTTCAAACAGCAAACAAATCCCTAGTGGAGAAAATTCGTTTGGCTTTCGGGTTTGATGAAGAAAAATTCATTACCTTCAGAGAGATTTCTGGTGAATATCGTCAAGGTTCAATGGACGCTGAGACATATCTTGCGCATGCTGTGCAGTTTGGTTTGTCTCATCTTGTTCCTGAGTTAGCTAGTCTTCTTCCGAATCCTCAGAAGCAGAAATCGCTGATTGAAGCCTATCATGTTAATCTGGTAGAGAGTGCTCCAAAAGGTAGTGGTTGGAACAATGGCATCCACTTAAAGAATAGTAAGGACTCTAAGAAAGGTAAAGGTAAATCTGTAGATTCTGGAAATAGTGTTGCTAAAAACAGTTTAGCCGATAAGATTATAAGCACTGTCAACGAATTACAGTCCAACTACAAACCTTCAGAAGAAACGGTGCCTGTGTTATCGAAGGATGGGTATCGATCTGACCGTGGCAAATCAAAGGCTGTGGTTGAGTATTCACGGTTAGAATCGAGTGGACCTGGCGAGTCCACAAAATCAAAAAGTGACTCTTCTGTGGTTGAAGCTAATCAGAAGTCAGGTGCTGGTGATGTGAAAAGTAAGCAAAAGAAGAAAACTTCCAAGTTTCACAGAGTCCGCCTTGGTGATGGCTCTGTTGAAGCACTCTTGGATCTTAAATGTGCTGATAATGATCCGGATCCTGGTCCAAATGTAAGGGATTCTGCTGCTTCAAGCGGCCCAAATATGGAAAGTCTGCCTGCCCGTGGTGTGTGGCGGAATGGTGGAGGCCAGAAGCTTGTGATGATGACCTCCAGAGAACCTAAAAAATGAGTCACGAAAGAGGCAGTGAGTGCTTTTGACTTTGCTCCAAGCTGTACTGCCTTCTTATTTTGCGTTACTTGGGTGTTAGAgaagtatatatatgtatatatacatgCTTTGGGGAAGGGTGGCTTTTGCCTAAGTGTCGATATGGCTAAGGGgtcatttattaaaatttttggttGAAGCAAATTGTTGAGAAGGTATTGTGGAACGTGGGTGCTGCTTTGGCGTGCTAAAAAGAAAGAATGTCAATTccctttttaattattattactgTTTGTATTTTTCGATGGCTTATGTTTGGTTGTCGTTCTTTGAGCAATTATGTTGCATTCTAGAATCTTAGCATCCAATTTGGTCGCAGTAAGTTTGATTGCTTGGACTGTGGCCTCGGGATTTTTGGATTACATGGGTTTTTGGTATATTAGGAGGAATTATAACCCTTTGACCGTTACATTTGGGGAAAAAAAGATTTGAGGTTGTAAAAGaacacaaaaatatgcatactTGATATGGATGCTACAAAAAGATTAGTCATTTGGATGTAGGATGCTGGGTCTGATTCGCGATGACCCGACCCCCATTTATTTCGGGATGGCTGGTTTTCCTGGTAAGACTTGAGAGTAGATAAGTTCTTCCAATCACCTGGCGTAGGAAAATTTTCCCGGGAAGCTATGTGACTTGCACAAGTTAATGGTTGAAAATAACTTATATCATAGATTACATggtatgtgttttttttttttgggggggggggggggggggtaacTGGATTACGACCAATTTACGTACCATAATTGGATTACCGCTGATTGAAAACCTAAGCTTTTTAAATTTTAGCGACTGAATTCTTTAATGAGAATGATCAATACGTTAATTGAAAAACATACCTAAATAACAAACTTTATTCATAAATTCAACCAAGGGAAGTTGAGCTAGATTTGAGTGAGGTGTTGGGAGAAGAACGTAAATTTCAAGTGTTGAATAAGTCATTGAATTCTCAATTCGTGTTGGATTTATTTACTTCACTTCTTTTAGTTTAATACCTGGTCCAAATAAGTCGATAGAAATAGAACGTAGTAAGTCAACAAATGACTCAAGCCCACTCGAGATCACTAAAGGTGTCTTGCGTTTAAGATGTgcttgtatttatttttattttttattttttagtgaaAGATGTGCTTGTATGTTGAAAGAAGATTTTCATATTATCCATGCATCACCTTCAAGAAAATAGGGACATCTAAAAGCTGGCATGGGGAGAAAAGGAAAATGAGGGTCTCTACAAATTTACTGCCACGACTAGAACAGAAAGATATGACTCGAAACTAGAAGTTCCGTTGATAAAAGGAGAAACCTCAAGGATTTCTTTTGTCCATGCTTAGTTTGGCTGTTCAGCTGCGTCCTCCAAAATTCATCATTCTTCAGGACAAATCGGGTTAAGAACGCTTTCCGCCGCAATTTATTTTCCGTAATACTCTCCACTCTTCTCTTCAAATAGCTAcaaattaaacaaaagattgcaATCAATCACACCTTGTTAATGCTAAGCACCTCGAATTGTTTAAAATACATAGCTTTCAAGTGATTTCAAACCATATTCCCACGACACTCAAAAGTAGCACGTGAGACGGAGATATAGTAAGAGAACAAAAAATAAGAGTGTATCAACAGAACATTCCATTTACAACCACCACAAAGAATTTTCGCAAACTGTCTTTTCATTCCCGGCTTCCTGCGTAATTGGATTTACTCCCAGatgctaaatttggataaaagaAGATGGAGATAGTGAAGGTAATGCCTCCTTAGGTTTCCAATGATTATGCGAACAATTTATATCCAAAGAGAGGCAACAAGATTAAATCCATAGATTCCTCCAGGTTCAATAAgctcattttaaagaagaatgCCGTTTGTGCGATAACATAATGAAGCTCCCCTAGATTAATCATGAACGCAGTCGAAATGCCTCAACAAGGTCTCAGGTCTCACGCTCTctacagttatcatcgtagggCATCAACAGCTTCATAGCACTACTAGAGTATTAGGTATTGTCGTGCATGAGAATAACAACAGAGACACTCGGTCTCGATTTCATATTCTCAAAGCATACCGTTAAAAAAGGtctcaattaatttaaaaacGGATGAAGAAAACATCTTGTCCTTTCGATAATTATGGAATCAAATTACGGGGAATTACCAACATGCATCCAATAGGCATTTGGGGTGGAAAAGTGGAATACTAGGCCACGAGAAACATATTACAGAACATAAATTAGGAAGGACGAGGTTTAAAAACTGAGGGCATTATATTGTTGacgaacaaaaaaaatttagaagcaTTGTAAAAAATTGTCATCAAGCTTTGCGCTGGGAGAGATTTTAAAATCCATCCATTTTTCAAAAAAGTGTTTTGATTTCACCAGCTGATTTTTCCCAAGTACTATTTGGACTCCTACACGTGATGAACTACAAGAGGGGTAGATCTTCCTAAAATTTCTAATGTGGTCACAAAATTGTGTTCATCATAGGACAAAAAAGCCATCAAAATAGTTTTACAACTGCTACCGGCTACAAGGCAACAGAAGAATACAGAAGCGAATTGGAAGATGATTTCTGAATGCGtagtttaaataaataaataggccGGCAAAGCACAAAAATGGGGGTCGAGTatatttcacaaaaaaaatttaatataaaactGAAACTCATATCGATTAAGAAAAATCAGATTTATAAAAGTACAAGTGTACCTAGGGTCCTAGACTTTTAAAAGAATATCCTCACAGATCAAAACTTCAAGTAACATGACATGACTGACACCCCTACTTGATTTCCTAAGCATGATACCAACAAGAATACTTCTCTTGACTAAGCTGTCATTAAATTAGCAATGGCATCGAGGGTGTTCCTTCAGACAATTTCAACTGTTCTTGTTATTGGATTTTTGTTGAAcaagaaaaaaatttcatacaTAAAGAGAGATGTATACTTACGAAAGACAACATATCCCATAAATTTAAGATTGAATTTTCCCATACATGATAATAAGCTCATGCAGATTCCGGAAGGAAAAAATAACACAATGGCGTGGTAGCCACATCCCGTGAGGATGCGTTAAGGTCGGGACTTGGGAACATGGAAAGTCCAAACCgtgcaaatttattttaatttttttaaaatacatttAAATATATCCTAATCATAGAGCACTAACATGGGTCCTAGATTATCAGTGAAAATGAATCAGCACAAGTGATCTTGAATTTCCGTGATGACAACAGCAGCTATGTGCCATgaaacatataaaatataatgctCTTATGGTTTCACTACTTTTGCAAGGAACAATCAACACGACCAAAAAAATTGAAGAGAGACTAACCTACTGATTTGTATTCACGGGACCACAAGAAATGTGTAAAATGAGTTCACACCACTTCATTCTATCCGAAGCTTCTTGCAAGTAACTCCATCATGGAGAAGCTGATTGATTGCATCACGTAACCTGATATAATCATCAACAGTATTGTACACTTGATGAGAAATACGAGCATAACCTGTTAGACAACCATTCACATCCGTGGATCCAATCTGCCCATCTCTTGGAGCCTGAAAATATATGGGGACTTCAACTCCGAAATGATCTCTCAAGTGTGTCCTTAACTTCAATGCATCATCGTCACACAAAATACCCAATCCTGAAGGCAATCCAACCATCACCATGCCGGGGCACATCTCTGGAGGTGAACCAAGATTTGTTCCCCAAGCCTTAGCCAACATTTCACCCATTTCCACTACTTTGTCGTGATTATGCTTCTGAATTCCCATGAGGCCACCTTGAAACCTATTAATGAAATCTAATGCTTCAGGAATTACAAGTTGAGAGCTGTAGTCTCTAGTTCCAATCCATGAGCTCTCTATAGCCAATCCATTCCCATATTCATGTGAAACCACAGGGTGATGTAAATCGTGCGATATGGGTGAATTTCGGCAGTATAAAAATGAAACGGAAGGAGGACAGAAAAACCATTTATGCAAATTGCTAACATAAAAATCGGCTCCGATTTCCTTGACATCAACATGAACACTGCCAATAGCATGAGCAGCGTCCACAAACACGCGTTCAACACCCTCCTCCCTACAAATCTTAACCAATTCACGAGCGGGAATGACAACACAGGGCATTGAAGTTATATGATCTATAATCGCTAGCCTAACTGTCCTGCCGTTTGCCTTACCTCTAGCCAAGCCTTTCCGAAACTCGGCAATAATTTCTTCATTGGAATTCACAGGGAAAGGCAAGTGAACTACGATTACAGAACCGCCAGCCCGAGTGACATACGCCTCAATCGACTTCTTTACAGCCTGGAAAGCGCAGTGGAGCATGACAACAGCGTCTCCCTTCTGGAATCTCCCATCCGCAAAAGCCCATCCAACATGCTGGAGAACAATGGCAGCAGCAGTAGTGGCATTGTCGACGATGGAGATTTCATCGACGTGGTCCGCATTTACAAGCTCCTTGACGATTGAGCGAGAGCGGGTGATTTGACGCTGAAGATGGTTGAAAAAGAAATCATCCGGTTGGCGGAGGAATCGGAGCTGCCAGAGCTTCTGAGCGGCGATGATGGAGGCGGGGCAGCTGCCGAAGCTGCCGTTGTTGATCCTAGCGATGCCCGGCTGGTGATGGGCGAACTCCTCCCGAATTTCAGCTTCGGATATCAAGGCGAGTTTTGGCTTCTTGGAGACGTGGTTTCCATCGCCATTGGTTTCGAGCTCCATGTTGATTGGGAGGCTAGGGTTTGTAGCCGGCGAGATTACCGATTACAATCAATTTGGGAAAGAAACCCCCAACATCACCATTACCCCTTGGGTCTGTTTCTAATCTATCTTATACCCAACAGCGAAAAAAAGCGTTGTTAGAAAAGCGCGATTTCCTTTTTGTTTGATATAACAAGCGCGATTTTAGGCCACTCTCTTTCTTTGATTGGAGACGAATATTTTTATTGATTAGTGAttattgatattgatttttttgCCGGCATTCGAATTAttgaatataataatataatatcatttcaCAAA
It encodes:
- the LOC140887285 gene encoding uncharacterized protein, producing the protein MDDSCAVCAESLEWVAYGACGHKDVCSTCVARLRFICDDRRCCICKTESSVVFVTKALGIYTNTISDFSLFPPKAKEGRVDKFWYHEDTQSFFDDSGHYKMIKAMCRLSCGVCDKMEERPDDGSRRKAEFRNIEQLKAHLFHKHRLMMCSLCLEGRKVFICEQKLYTRSQLTQHTNTGDSEVDGTESERGGFMGHPRCEFCTTPFYGDNELYTHMSTEHYICHICQRQHPGQYEYYKNYDDLEIHFRRDHFLCEDEDCLGKKFIVFQSEAELKRHNTLEHGGRMSRSKRSAALQIPTSFRYQRSSEQDHRRGRGRTFQRDLSDNQLSLAIQASLETANTAPTATDHGECADAETLVPPLESLTTTVSETPSRYLQALSHNSTGATLGEVSFPPLRVNPGSSQQNSHSDTQPKRTMAALLRHQSNRKKNASSSAPNPAWPGSSRTFAQPEISSLHAWPSINGVSGSASGPGLSRPTIEIGHAPPGRSISAQSRPSLVTDSSSTASSISSRMSGSTSRIRHSLSASNLSEQGSLESSSGDIPRVSVAQTRDSPSSDHSVDKVKDVQTANKSLVEKIRLAFGFDEEKFITFREISGEYRQGSMDAETYLAHAVQFGLSHLVPELASLLPNPQKQKSLIEAYHVNLVESAPKGSGWNNGIHLKNSKDSKKGKGKSVDSGNSVAKNSLADKIISTVNELQSNYKPSEETVPVLSKDGYRSDRGKSKAVVEYSRLESSGPGESTKSKSDSSVVEANQKSGAGDVKSKQKKKTSKFHRVRLGDGSVEALLDLKCADNDPDPGPNVRDSAASSGPNMESLPARGVWRNGGGQKLVMMTSREPKK
- the LOC140890399 gene encoding L-cysteine desulfhydrase-like — its product is MELETNGDGNHVSKKPKLALISEAEIREEFAHHQPGIARINNGSFGSCPASIIAAQKLWQLRFLRQPDDFFFNHLQRQITRSRSIVKELVNADHVDEISIVDNATTAAAIVLQHVGWAFADGRFQKGDAVVMLHCAFQAVKKSIEAYVTRAGGSVIVVHLPFPVNSNEEIIAEFRKGLARGKANGRTVRLAIIDHITSMPCVVIPARELVKICREEGVERVFVDAAHAIGSVHVDVKEIGADFYVSNLHKWFFCPPSVSFLYCRNSPISHDLHHPVVSHEYGNGLAIESSWIGTRDYSSQLVIPEALDFINRFQGGLMGIQKHNHDKVVEMGEMLAKAWGTNLGSPPEMCPGMVMVGLPSGLGILCDDDALKLRTHLRDHFGVEVPIYFQAPRDGQIGSTDVNGCLTGYARISHQVYNTVDDYIRLRDAINQLLHDGVTCKKLRIE